One stretch of Carassius carassius chromosome 18, fCarCar2.1, whole genome shotgun sequence DNA includes these proteins:
- the LOC132092409 gene encoding hepatic sodium/bile acid cotransporter-like: MVVTANSTIESNFSSFERNINNTTSNDSAVSVNADLVIRLVLIVILFITMVSLGCTMEISKIKSYLIKPKGVAIAVGAQYGIMPLTAFCFAKLFQLGSMESISVLICGCCPGGNLSNIFALALQGDMNLSIVMTTCSTALGLGMMPLLLYLYSQGFSNLAQFVPFTYIIFTLIMILVPCCIGILINYRVPQYSKIITKVGLSLLLISCVVIGVLAGMSDGGKIFTVLSPQLIATAALMPLTGFICGYILSILFRMNAPCRRTVSMEVGCQNIQLCTTILKVAFSAELIGQLYFFPVIYIVFQIVEALIFIVLFRCYQRLRPSQQEIKEYTAVERAAEETNGPSNSDI; the protein is encoded by the exons ATGGTGGTCACTGCAAATTCAACCATCGAATCCAATTTTTCAAGCTTTGAAAGGAATATAAACAACACCACCTCAAATGACTCTGCAGTCAGTGTCAATGCGGACCTTGTTATCCGCTTGGTGTTAATTGTTATTCTTTTTATCACCATGGTGTCTCTTGGATGCACAATGGAAATCTCAAAAATCAAGAGTTATCTCATCAAACCCAAAGGGGTGGCAATTGCAGTTGGGGCTCAATATGGTATAATGCCCCTCACAGCCTTCTGCTTTGCAAAGCTGTTTCAGTTGGGTTCTATGGAGAGCATATCTGTGTTAATTTGTGGGTGCTGTCCGGGAGGAAACCTCTCCAACATCTTTGCTCTGGCTCTCCAGGGAGACATGAACCTCAG TATTGTGATGACTACTTGTTCCACAGCACTGGGATTGGGTATGATGCCACTCCTGCTCTACCTGTACAGCCAGGGTTTCTCAAACCTGGCACAGTTTGTTCCTTTCACTTACATCATTTTTACCCTGATTATGATCCTGGTGCCCTGCTGTATTGGGATCTTGATCAACTACAGAGTGCCCCAGTATTCTAAGATCATCACCAAG GTTGGGTTATCGCTCCTGCTGATCTCATGTGTTGTCATTGGGGTTCTTGCTGGTATGTCTGATGGAGGAAAGATTTTCACAGTGCTGTCTCCTCAACTTATAGCCACAGCTGCATTGATGCCATTGACTGGATTCATATGTGGATATATCCTGTCCATTCTGTTCAGGATGAATGCACC TTGCAGACGGACTGTTTCTATGGAGGTGGGTTGTCAGAACATCCAGCTGTGTACCACAATCCTGAAGGTGGCCTTTTCTGCTGAGCTCATTGGTCAGCTGTATTTCTTCCCGGTCATCTACATTGTGTTCCAGATAGTCGAGGCCCTTATCTTCATAGTCCTGTTCAGATGCTATCAGAGACTGAGACCATCCCAACAAG AAATTAAAGAGTACACAGCAGTGGAAAGAGCAGCTGAAGAAACTAATGGACCCTCTAACAGTGATATCTGA
- the LOC132092412 gene encoding protein max-like isoform X1: protein MSDNDDIEVDSDADKRAHHNALERKRRDHIKDSFHSLRDSVPALQGEKQSIKQASRAQILDKATEYIQYMRRKNHTHQQDIDDLKRQNALLEQQVRALEKVNGTTQLQANYSSSDSSLYTNPKGSAVSAFDGGSDSSSESEPEEQRSRKKHRGEDS from the exons ATGAGCGACAACGATGATATTGAGGTGGACAGTGAT GCAGACAAACGGGCACATCACAATGCGCTGGAGCGCAAACGTAGGGACCACAtcaaagacagctttcacagcCTTCGGGATTCCGTTCCCGCCTTGCAAGGGGAAAAG CAATCTATCAAACAGGCATCCCGAGCTCAAATCTTAGACAAGGCCACAGAGTACATCCAGTACATGCGACGGAAAAACCACACACACCAGCAGGACATCGATGACCTGAAGAGACAGAACGCTTTGCTGGAGCAACAAG TACGGGCACTGGAAAAAGTCAATGGGACCACGCAGCTGCAGGCCAACTATTCCTCTTCAGACAGCAGCCTGTACACCAACCCCAAGGGCAGCGCTGTATCGGCCTTCGACGGTGGTTCCGACTCAAGCTCGGAGTCTGAGCCGGAGGAACAGCGTTCCCGGAAGAAGCATCGCGGAGAGGACAGCTAA
- the LOC132092412 gene encoding protein max-like isoform X2 — MSDNDDIEVDSDADKRAHHNALERKRRDHIKDSFHSLRDSVPALQGEKASRAQILDKATEYIQYMRRKNHTHQQDIDDLKRQNALLEQQVRALEKVNGTTQLQANYSSSDSSLYTNPKGSAVSAFDGGSDSSSESEPEEQRSRKKHRGEDS; from the exons ATGAGCGACAACGATGATATTGAGGTGGACAGTGAT GCAGACAAACGGGCACATCACAATGCGCTGGAGCGCAAACGTAGGGACCACAtcaaagacagctttcacagcCTTCGGGATTCCGTTCCCGCCTTGCAAGGGGAAAAG GCATCCCGAGCTCAAATCTTAGACAAGGCCACAGAGTACATCCAGTACATGCGACGGAAAAACCACACACACCAGCAGGACATCGATGACCTGAAGAGACAGAACGCTTTGCTGGAGCAACAAG TACGGGCACTGGAAAAAGTCAATGGGACCACGCAGCTGCAGGCCAACTATTCCTCTTCAGACAGCAGCCTGTACACCAACCCCAAGGGCAGCGCTGTATCGGCCTTCGACGGTGGTTCCGACTCAAGCTCGGAGTCTGAGCCGGAGGAACAGCGTTCCCGGAAGAAGCATCGCGGAGAGGACAGCTAA
- the LOC132092413 gene encoding protein farnesyltransferase subunit beta-like has product MEEASPPLRCFRESHSFELFSDDGLQTVTSKEQRKVECSIQEVYSVYQQIQTSPQPTLLREQHYHYLKKGLRHLSDAYECLDASRPWLCYWILHSLELLEEPVPAAVASDVCQFLARCQSPTGGFGGGPSQHAHLAPTYAAVNALCILGTEEAYKVINREKLLDFLYSVKQPDGSFVMHVGGEVDVRSAYCAASVASLTNIITPTLFDGTHNWILSCQNWEGGLGGVPGLEAHGGYTFCGTAALVILGKEHMLDLKALLRWVTSRQMRFEGGFQGRCNKLVDGCYSFWQAGLLPLLHRALFKEGDSTLSVSSWMFERKALQEYILLCCQNPGGGLLDKPGKSRDFYHTCYCLSGLSIAQHFGNLDLHNELILGRDENRLAPTHPVYNICPEKVAQAIEHFHRLPVLVQTGPTPSAMDQS; this is encoded by the exons ATGGAAGAGGCGTCTCCTCCTTTACGATGCTTTCGTGAATCACACTCTTTTGAGCTTTTCAGTGATGACGGTTTGCAAACAGTGACCTCAAAAGAACAG AGAAAAGTTGAATGCAGTATTCAAGAGGTGTACAGTGTTTACCAGCAAATTCAGACCTCACCACA GCCCACTTTACTGAGGGAACAACACTATCATTATCTGAAGAAAGGTTTACGCCATCTCTCTGATGCATATGAG TGTTTGGATGCCAGCCGGCCTTGGCTCTGCTACTGGATCCTGCATAGTCTGGAGCTGCTAGAGGAGCCTGTGCCAGCAGCAGTTGCCTCAGA TGTGTGTCAGTTTCTGGCCAGATGTCAGAGTCCGACAGGTGGGTTCGGTGGAGGTCCGAGTCAGCACGCTCATCTGGCTCCCACCTACGCAGCTGTAAATGCCCTTTGCATCCTGGGCACAGAGGAGGCCTACAAAGTCATCAACAG AGAGAAGCTTCTGGATTTCCTGTACTCTGTGAAGCAGCCAGATGGCTCCTTTGTGATGCATGTGGGTGGGGAGGTGGACGTGAG GAGTGCATATTGTGCTGCTTCTGTGGCTTCACTCACCAATATAATTACCCCCACCCTGTTTGATGGGACGCACAATTGGATTCTCAG CTGTCAGAACTGGGAGGGCGGTTTAGGTGGAGTACCAGGACTTGAAGCACATGGCGGCTATACCTTCTGTGGTACTGCTGCCCTGGTCATACTGGGCAAAGAACATATGCTGGATCTCAAAGCCTTGTTA CGTTGGGTAACCAGTAGACAAATGCGTTTTGAAGGTGGATTTCAAGGCCGCTGTAACAAGCTGGTGGATGGGTGTTACTCCTTCTGGCAAGCAGGACTATTACCGTTACTCCACAGGGCTCTTTTTAAAGAAG GAGACTCAACACTGAGCGTGAGTAGCTGGATGTTTGAGAGAAAGGCCTTGCAGGAATACATCCTTCTCTGCTGCCAGAATCCTGGTGGAGGCCTTCTGGACAAACCGGGCAA GTCTAGAGATTTCTACCACACATGCTATTGTCTGAGTGGACTCTCGATAGCACAGCATTTCGGAAACCTAGACCTCCATAACGAGCTGATCCTCGGTCGGGACGAGAACAGACTG GCACCAACTCATCCAGTTTACAACATCTGCCCAGAGAAGGTTGCCCAGGCGATTGAACATTTCCACCGGTTGCCTGTTCTAGTTCAGACAGGACCTACGCCAAGTGCAATGGACCAGTCATAG